The following proteins are co-located in the Silene latifolia isolate original U9 population chromosome 1, ASM4854445v1, whole genome shotgun sequence genome:
- the LOC141647781 gene encoding uncharacterized protein LOC141647781 — protein MLALQSYNNIDTNEEITWQNGLSASGQERKTIKRKSFSHQRTSVLQSLARNINDTVEHVEDFETEAVEVHHPDYWDIGDLTYECEHCEAQMWYEERARKDRSSSEPEFSICCMKGKVQLPKLRDPPPLLWELLSNKHPLSKHFIDNIRSYNMMFSFTSMGGRIDTSVNQGQGPYCFKMGGQNVHLIGSLLPSETARPKFCQLYIFDTEEEINNRKNAVSLGRPEQFNDELIALLQGMIDQHNRLAKTFRMARDRFQSGECGEVKLRLIGGRKTDGRTYNLPTASEIAALIVGDITDAIDQRDIILETQNGTLKRISELHPSYLALQYPLLFPFGEDGFRLGIDHRLTNKASTSKTTSKRNKLTMREFFAYRIQDRSGERTTFLIAGKAYQQFLVDGYMMVESQRLSYIRNNQQSLRSESYKNLADVVARGAIDPSSIGCRIIIPPSFTPGYSYLRENYQDTMVICKWTGYPDLFITFTCNPKWPEITRFVKKRGLRPEDKPNILCRVFSIKLNELIKDLKERHIFGRPRGVVYTIEFQKRGLPHAHIILFLNSGDKLLEVDDIDNIISAEIPDPAENPELHEAVTEYMMHGPCGKHFPRSPCMDRGQCTKHFPRQFNQRTTIDEDGYPVYRRRKNGITVVKKGEKLHNGFVVPYNPKLLLKYRAHINVEWCNQSRSIKYLFKYINKGYDRVTLQSSHMRQNADDPEKIDEIKRFYDCRYISACEASWRIFAFDTHYRTPPVQRLSFHLPNEQSVVFNDDDPIDSVIQRPLIEKTMFLAWMRCNEEYAEARELTYVEIPSKFVWNQDNRVWTPRQRGFSLGRLYHVSPNCGERFYLRTLLNFVKGPKSFEDIRTVNKVLHPTFKEACYALGLLGDDKEYIDAINEAADWGSGCYLRRLFATLLLSEYGNKLILDELSYDKEALGVEHEKLMSSMTSEQKSIYDEIMEAVAKECGGVFFVYGYGGTGKTFLWRTLCAAIRRKGEIVLPVASSGIAAILLPRGKTAHSRLGIPINVSENSTCPAIKPGNDLTALLLKTKLIIWDEAPMMHRFCFEAVDRSLRDVMRISDERYSDMPFGGKVVVFGGDFRQILPVVPKGTRQDIVSSALSSSYLWSECKVLRLTRNMRLQQGSSEADVQELREFAEWILKVGDGTAGEENDGNVDLQLPDDVLIKDDGDPIASIVKSTYPSLVQNLGNAKYFCERAVLTPTHDIVETVNDYILSQIKADERIYLSSDQISKDEGNLGRQDLYSTEFLNTIRCSGLPNHVLTLKVGAIVMLLRNIDQANGLCNGTRLVVTGLGERVIKATILSGSNMGDSVYIPRITLTPSDITKFPVKFERRQFPLTVCFAMTINKSQGQSLAHVGLYLPKPVFSHGQLYVAISRVTSRKGLKVLICDKDAAISNMTTNVVYKDIFDSL, from the exons ATGTTAGCATTACAATCTTACAATAATATAGATACCAATGAAGAAATTACTTGGCAAAACGGCCTCAGTGCGTCAGGGCAAGAAAGGAAGACAATAAAAAGAAAGTCATTTTCCCACCAAAGAACATCTGTGTTACAATCTCTTGCTAGAAACATCAATGATACGGTAGAACATGTAGAAGATTTTGAAACTGAAGCAGTTGAAG TTCACCACCCTGATTACTGGGATATTGGCGACCTAACATATGAATGTGAACATTGTGAAGCACAAATGTGGTATGAAGAAAGAGCAAGGAAGGACAGAAGTTCAAGTGAGCCAGAATTTTCAATCTGTTGTATGAAAGGAAAGGTGCAGCTTCCTAAATTACGAGACCCACCACCTTTACTCTGGGAACTTCTAAGCAATAAACATCCCCTAAGCAAACATTTTATTGACAATATCCGATCATACAATATGATGTTTTCCTTTACATCTATGGGAGGTAGAATTGATACATCAGTAAATCAAGGACAAGGACCTTATTGTTTTAAAATGGGCGGTCAAAATGTCCACTTGATAGGTAGTTTGTTACCCTCCGAAACAGCACGTCCCAAGTTCTGCCAACTTTACATATTTGATACAGAGGAAGAGATAAACAACAGGAAAAATGCTGTCAG CCTCGGAAGACCTGAACAATTTAACGATGAATTAATAGCTTTACTACAAGGGATGATTGACCAACACAACCGTCTCGCTAAAACTTTCCGAATGGCTAGAGATCGTTTTCAGTCTGGTGAGTGTGGGGAGGTTAAACTTCGACTGATTGGTGGTAGGAAGACAGACGGACGAACATATAATCTACCTACAGCTTCCGAGATTGCAGCTTTAATTGTGGGAGACATTACTGATGCAATTGATCAAAGAGACATCATACTTGAGACACAGAACGGTACATTGAAACGAATCTCTGAGCTACATCCTTCGTATCTTGCCTTGCAATATCCCTTACTATTTCCATTTGGGGAAGATGGATTCAGATTAGGCATAGATCATAGGCTTACTAATAAAGCCTCGACAAGCAAGACGACAAGCAAGAGGAATAAGCTAACTATGAGGGAATTCTTTGCTTATCGGATCCAAGACCGATCTGGTGAGAGAACGACTTTTCTAATAGCTGGAAAAGCATACCAGCAATTTTTGGTTGACGGATACATGATGGTGGAGTCTCAACGGTTATCTTACATAAGGAATAACCAACAAAGTCTCCGGTCTGAGAGCTATAAGAACCTTGCAGATGTTGTAGCTAGAGGAGCCATTGATCCATCATCGATTGGATGTCGCATCATCATTCCACCATCATTTACTCCGGGGTATAGTTACTTGCGGGAAAACTACCAAGACACTATGGTGATTTGCAAGTGGACAGGGTATCCTGATTTATTCATAACTTTTACATGCAATCCAAAATGGCCAGAAATAACAAGATTTGTAAAGAAAAGAGGACTAAGACCAGAGGACAAACCAAATATTCTTTGCCGAGTATTTAGTATAAAACTCAATGAGTTGATAAAAGACTTGAAAGAGCGCCACATATTTGGACGACCAAGAGGAG TGGTTTATACTATAGAGTTCCAGAAGCGTGGCTTACCGCATGCTCACATTATCCTATTTCTAAACAGCGGCGATAAATTATTAGAGGTGGATGACATAGATAATATTATTTCGGCCGAAATCCCTGATCCAGCTGAAAATCCCGAACTACACGAGGCGGTTACAGAATATATGATGCATGGACCATGTGGAAAGCACTTCCCACGGTCACCATGCATGGACAGGGGCCAATGCACTAAGCACTTTCCCAGGCAATTCAATCAAAGGACAACTATTGATGAAGATGGTTACCCGGTGTATAGAAGGAGGAAAAATGGGATAACTGTTGTGAAGAAAGGGGAAAAACTACACAATGGCTTTGTAGTCCCATATAACCCAAAGTTATTACTGAAATATCGAGCTCATATAAATGTCGAATGGTGTAACCAATCACGCTCGATAAAGTATTTATTCAAGTATATAAATAAAGGTTATGATCGAGTGACACTTCAATCATCTCACATGCGCCAGAATGCTGATGACCCTGAGAAGATTGATGAAATCAAGAGGTTTTATGACTGTCGTTATATTTCAGCATGTGAGGCTTCTTGGAGAATCTTCGCATTTGATACACATTATCGGACCCCGCCAGTACAGAGGTTAAGCTTCCACCTACCGAATGAGCAGAGTGTTGTCTTTAATGACGATGATCCAATAGACAGTGTCATTCAAAGGCCCTTGATTGAGAAGACAATGTTCCTAGCCTGGATGAGGTGTAATGAAGAGTATGCGGAAGCTAGGGAATTAACGTATGTCGAGATCCCTTCAAAATTTGTCTGGAATCAAGACAATCGAGTGTGGACACCAAGGCAACGCGGGTTTTCTCTTGGTAGACTGTATCACGTTTCGCCAAATTGTGGTGAAAGGTTCTATTTGAGGACCCTACTGAATTTTGTGAAGGGCCCGAAATCATTCGAAGACATAAGAACAGTCAATAAGGTTCTTCATCCAACTTTCAAAGAAGCATGTTATGCATTAGGATTGTTAGGTGATGACAAAGAATACATCGATGCCATAAACGAAGCGGCAGATTGGGGTTCTGGATGCTATCTTAGAAGACTGTTTGCTACACTGTTACTTTCCG AATATGGGAACAAGTTGATACTGGATGAATTGTCTTATGATAAGGAAGCGTTAGGAGTCGAGCATGAAAAGCTAATGTCATCGATGACTAGCGAGCAGAAGTCGATATATGACGAAATTATGGAGGCTGTAGCGAAAGAATGCGGAGGGGTTTTCTTTGTTTATGGTTATGGAGGCACGGGCAAGACATTTCTATGGCGGACATTATGCGCTGCCATACGAAGAAAAGGAGAAATTGTATTGCCGGTTGCTTCAAGTGGAATAGCTGCGATTTTACTTCCAAGAGGGAAAACTGCCCATTCAAGACTTGGTATACCAATCAATGTATCAGAAAACTCCACTTGCCCGGCTATCAAACCTGGTAATGACTTAACTGCACTACTACTTAAGACAAAGCTTATCATATGGGACGAGGCTCCAATGATGCACAGATTTTGCTTCGAGGCTGTTGATAGAAGTCTAAGAGATGTGATGCGGATATCGGATGAAAGATATTCAGATATgccatttgggggaaaagtagTTGTATTCGGAGGTGATTTCAGACAAATCTTACCTGTGGTCCCAAAAGGAACCAGACAGGATATTGTTAGCTCGGCCCTAAGTTCATCTTATTTATGGAGTGAATGCAAG GTATTGCGCCTTACAAGAAATATGCGTCTACAACAAGGAAGTTCAGAGGCTGATGTACAAGAGTTACGAGAGTTCGCTGAATGGATCCTAAAGGTTGGAGATGGGACTGCCGGAGAAGAAAATGATGGTAATGTTGATTTACAGCTTCCTGATGACGTACTCATAAAGGACGATGGTGACCCAATTGCCTCCATAGTCAAAAGCACATATCCATCTTTGGTTCAAAATTTGGGGAATGCAAAATACTTTTGTGAGAGGGCAGTCCTTACTCCAACTCACGATATAGTTGAGACTGTGAATGATTATATATTGTCTCAAATTAAGGCAGATGAGCGGATTTATTTGAGTTCTGACCAAATAAGCAAAGATGAAGGTAATTTAGGGAGACAAGATCTATACTCCACGGAGTTCTTAAACACAATAAGATGTTCCGGACTTCCTAATCACGTTCTAACACTAAAGGTTGGGGCTATAGTCATGTTGCTTAGAAACATTGATCAAGCAAATGGACTGTGTAATGGTACAAGGCTTGTGGTAACTGGATTAGGGGAGCGTGTGATTAAAGCTACCATACTCTCCGGAAGCAATATGGGTGACAGCGTTTATATCCCTCGAATCACATTAACCCCTTCAGACATTACTAAGTTTCCAGTTAAGTTTGAGAGAAGACAATTCCCTTTGACTGTTTGTTTTGCAATGACAATTAATAAAAGTCAGGGACAGTCTCTTGCTCATGTAGGGTTGTATCTCCCTAAGCCCGTCTTTAGCCACGGACAACTATACGTTGCCATTTCAAGAGTGACAAGCAGGAAAGGATTGAAAGTCCTCATTTGCGACAAAGATGCGGCCATTTCTAATATGACAACTAACGTAGTTTATAAGGATATTTTTGACAGTTTGTGA